The Eublepharis macularius isolate TG4126 chromosome 12, MPM_Emac_v1.0, whole genome shotgun sequence genomic sequence GCAATTTGTCTATCATTGTTGTGATAAGAACAGATCCTCACCTTCACACTCCCATGTATGTCTTCCTTTCTTGTTTAGCATGCCTTGATCTTGCTTTTTCCTCTGTAACGGTTCCAAAAATGCTACATAACCTTGTTGCAGAGAGGAAGACTATCTCCCTTCATAACTGTCTCACGCAAGTCTTCTTTATCATGTGCCTTTCAGTGGGAGAAGGTTATCTACTTGCTGTGATGGCCTATGATCGGTACATAGCCATCTGCCACCCCTTGAATTACACAGTGATGATGAACAAGCAGGTCATTGTTTTGCTTGTGTGCGCTGCACTATCTGTTGGCCTACTTTGTGCAGTGGTTAACACTCCTTTGCTAACAACTTTAAAGTTCTGTGCATCCAACATAATCCATCACTTCAGTTGTGAACCCCCACAATTATACAAGCTCTCCTGCACTGACACCTTTACAAACCATGTGGTGATTTTCATCTCAGGCCTAGTTTTAGGGTCAGGAGCTCTACTGATCACATTTGCTTCCTATGTTCAAATCATCTCTGCTGTCTTAAAAATCAGCACTAGAGAAGGGAAACGCAAAGCCTTCTCCACATGCTGCTCTCACCTAACTGTTGTCATTCTGTACTATGGAACTATTTTCTTTCGCTACCTGAAACCCACCTCTCAGGAGTTTGAGGATCAGGAGATGGCCCCCTCTGTTGTTTATGTGATTATCACTCCCATGTTAAACCCCATCATCTACAGCCTTCGGAACCAAGAAATGAAAAGTGCTCTGCATAATATGGTGGTCAGAAGATGTGggaaatgaaaacaaatacaTAATGTTATGTGAGTGAGAGGCATCAAGATTTGTACGCCACTTTGGATGTGAATGTTTCCTGCTAAGTTCACATAGTAAACCTTTGATTGTTTTTCCGCAACTTGAGAGTCTAAACTTATACACAAAAGAATATTATATTTTTCCTATTAAGAATAttatatttttctatttttctaaaataatgatCTAATGTAGCACTGTGGATGGACATTTCACAATTCAAATATCATTTTAGCCATAAGCTGCCTATGTGGCCTCAATAATATAATGGCCTACGTTACAcatatatgtgctgtcaagttgcaatgggcttatggcaaccctagcaaggggATTTCAAGGAAAGTAGAAGCAGAGTTGGTTTCCTGTTGTCTtcttctgcagaatcttccttgatggtcccccatccaattaccaagatcttagtttccaagatctgatgagatcatgtTGTGGCATGTTGCCTTTACTCCTCAATGGCATACTTTACAAAAGTATTGTTTATGTGGAGATATTATGGCCTATGGTTACAACAATAAACCCATCAATCAATAAGACAAAGAAGCAGGATTTCAACCTTAACCTCCAAGTTCATAAACTAAAGGGAAATAATTAGCAGTACACTTATGAGagaaatatataatttttaaatttaatttatactccacctttctccctaatggggacccaaagcagcttatttcattctcctccccttcattttatcctcacaacaaccctgtgaggtaggctaagatgagagtgtgtgactggctcacggTCACCTAAGAAACTTCCATGGCTCAGCAGGAattctaacctgggtctcccatatcttagggccaagctgcacatgacgaatgacacttgaacagcaagtgtatttctccctgttcacttgccctccactcaatccacttgccgttcaagtgtcattcgtcatgtgtatcttggcccttagagccaagccacaagtgaggaatgacacttgaacggcaagtgaacagactcacgtgtattcctccctgttcacttgccgtccacttgcgctccacttgatcactacgtgatcactacgtgatcaagtggagggcaagtggagggcaagtgaacagggaggaatacatgtgagggccaagctacacatgacgaatgacacttgaacagcaagtggattgagtggagggcaagtgaacagggagaaagggccaagctacacatgacgaatgacacttgaacggcaagtggattgagtggagggcaagtgaacagggagaaatacacttgctgttcaagtgtcattcgtcatgtgtagcttggcccaaatacacttgctgttcaagtgccattcgtcatgacacttgaacagcaagtggattgagtggagggcaagtgaacagggagaaatacacttgctgttcaagtgtcattcgtcatgtgtggcTTGgccttgagtctgttcacttgccaggcaagtgtcattcgtcacttgtggcttggctctaagtctgacactccaaccactacaccacactggctctcaatagtTCCAATATTTTCTTTCCCACATTTCTATTATGAGGCTTTTTCAAATATAATATGGACTCCCATTTTGATATACACACTTGATCCTTAttaagatggcacacccagctgcatgtgaaacatgcttaggctgggtgccacttttgcctcactgcacggatggagagaccaaccttacattcctgggcatccaggctttgggaggtggggcctggccctgtaaagggcggctccgcctctatagggctcagtcagctttgaaagctcggcctgagcagagcatatatcaagctctctcagccgagctcctctgaggcctgttttactgcaggccctcagggctaggtggctatagctaccttcttggggaaagctgtgatagtcccctgcttgatatcttcaaacaacaggaggagagccagggcccagcaccaggctcagtggtttggcagagtttttattattattattattattattattattattattattattattattattatcatcctcttcttatttacacttggggactgttggttatcagtcaggagggctaaagcagggttatatccagtccttgcaggcctctagcctaattaggctcttcttccccttattttgttgggagggtgtactttcagcagaaacagcaagaggctttgctgtaggccgcaggagtgaattgcagccatctgagggtggattacattactgctcctggcttagcagggtggatgctggtaggcctcctctctgtctaggcttttttcctcccccccccccccccgtttatacttacttgggagggagtatttctagcagcaatagcttggcttaaggccttcaggcagcaggggtgcattttgtgaaaaggcttggcagtttattcaattggatgcagccattttgagtgtggcatcagtggccttcttggcctcctggcagtacagccttattgtgaaggcatctacaatatgcacagctccagcagtggccattttgagtgtgggttttatatggtctgatttgcctcctgcttactggcagtggaggccattttggtgaggCTTTTACAACTTCTGCTTTGCTAGggaggccattttgagtgtgtcatcctgtggcctgcttagcctagcactggcagccattttatagaggcctctgcagtttacacagtgtttgggcttccattttgggggtatgtgttactgcagtacattgcgttactgtacatttccatcatgccactataaatttaaaaaataaaaaggctagcagccctgctaagggcaaacagccactgaatatgtatcctgcaaagcagccctacctgcacagttaacctttgaggatgatgaagtggccacagggagtaaggaaatactgggctatcagtgtccatcagtcaggagggctgaaacatggttaggctcagtccctgcaggcctctagtttatctagcccccctcctccccaacgtTTTCACTGtattggagaaagtacttacagctacagctgtgaaggcctggctgaggctggggtagggggtggcttgcagtcatctgaaaggcagattgcttcacatattattgctattggcttagcaagggtttatatgctcagggtggtagcttgtaaacccctacccctgctcagttttgtagccttagcacaattgacgttggtagcagaactggcctaggctgctgtaacctagtcatgtgagggtgacagtgaacctgactggcagataggtaagtccactggaggggctcctggggtcaggcaacagtctccaggcacccatgtttagactcctgggttgtatcctcttgggtattgcctttgagttttatagtggcgtcttgagttatttcttgattcagttataaagggacagtcataaagggagcagcagtttgggggttaacccttctcttcaggaagtggaggagaaggatgaggtagacctgaggagagagacagtgaATTAGGTTTAAGGTGGTTTACTgtacatggaccaggcagctgccagccggcctcctttatgggagcttcagcagctggctgggctttgagccttgtctccagggtgttgatacctagaggtggagtttccttggagtttctgctgccttggggcttaacagctctgagtttagttcaggggcgctggtgggctgagcagtggcccatttaccagtcagaatgggggacttactatacaccgtatatgcttggaattttccaatcctcctggcagttggtgtgggggagggaactagataacccctcagcacacttcatgtggacaattaggcagtgatgcccatacctaaccctttcatccaaatcatataggattttgagatgggttccggagactggtcctggcatttatgtttcaaagcaacacccagtctcaattgcagatgcaacagggcagcttgccctcagatttcctctgagctaggccttcagggatggctgtggttgttggTCAACCAGATATTATagcccccagcacacggtgcacctatgtctaagtagatggaggtctctaggctggggcataggttggtctgtaggagttatggctagtggatatatcccacagttatgggggtggggttgaaattaaggggctcgccttgtatccagtagcagccatcaggcagcttatgcgcctttaggttcaccagtaaacctccccgtttgatgttggcctgggcattttctggggctacatgatgttaatggttggtgtgaaagttagattcttgagaatttgcacagtgatgacccaagcccttaaggaagggtctagttgacactgcacttagccacaaggaacatgatggccagctgttatttctgtttgatgggacatgaggatctttccctcactcctggtcattcaccagggggtaattagttgaaatttccaagggcacagcccttctattACAGGCCCCATAGACGTGCATGTATAGGctgggtggcccagtgtgcttgaggggaggagccgtcctctgcctcacatattgttattcacatgtgcagtaataacctgggctgtgaggcatggcccttgcatgcataggctgggtggccttgtgagctggagggtggagcggtctccatttcacattcagtttattcacctgggtggtatgaccttggttcatagtgtctggacctttccttacacgctcacacagacttgcagcctgggcttaggctctgtttggaaaaaggtgtgcctatcaggatttgagtctgcactatttcatgtaacgtcactgatggccttctgcggaactctgagaggagtgagctggtggcccaatccctcacagatctgtctgggtgtgcactgagggcacaggacctgaagtttgagactgattcagtgacccttcatattaggtggtccaagatggatcagtgacagtgggggcacaattgttcaggtgggcccttgtgatgagtcctagcagtgcaactgcactgggctatctgggaccaaagagtgggtcggtgatagtaggcagtgtattgggcatacgtgcacccctgctgacactctaaagagttgtgtctaattgtttctttttctttttagatgctgtgattcactgcaggaggtgttgaagcctcaaatgtggacacagcatgattttctgggtggctcatcaggccaagaggatgccaatcggGTAGTGACAAGGCCTCTGCGTgcaatcctctgcctcacattttggtcattcgccacgtggtgttgacctagtctcacagggcatggtcctttccttacaagctcacacaggcttgcagcgcccaggcaagtagtggcctgatggctggaggggaggtgcgaacctccgcctcacatgttggtcattcgctgcgtggtgttgaccttgtctcgcagggcatggccctttccttacaggctcacacaggcttgcagcgcccaggcaagtagtggcctgatggctggaggggaggtgcagacctccgcctcacatgttggtcattcgccgcgtggtgttgaccttgtctcacagggcatggccctttccttacaggctcacacaggcttgcagcgc encodes the following:
- the LOC129339203 gene encoding olfactory receptor 1052-like, coding for MDNQTAVTEFILLGLSSDPQIQKFLFVVFLLVYLITLLGNLSIIVVIRTDPHLHTPMYVFLSCLACLDLAFSSVTVPKMLHNLVAERKTISLHNCLTQVFFIMCLSVGEGYLLAVMAYDRYIAICHPLNYTVMMNKQVIVLLVCAALSVGLLCAVVNTPLLTTLKFCASNIIHHFSCEPPQLYKLSCTDTFTNHVVIFISGLVLGSGALLITFASYVQIISAVLKISTREGKRKAFSTCCSHLTVVILYYGTIFFRYLKPTSQEFEDQEMAPSVVYVIITPMLNPIIYSLRNQEMKSALHNMVVRRCGK